GAACAAGTCCATTCCCCCTTTAAAATATAGTTGCGTATTTTAAAAATAAAATCAACAACAAAAAAACTGCTATCAAAAATGATAGCAGTTTCCTATTTTATACATTAAAACGGAATAACATAACATCTCCGTCTTGTACAATATATTCTTTACCTTCTAATCTTACTTTTCCAGCTTCTTTTGCTGCTGCCATTGAGCCAGCTTCCACTAAATCATCGTATGCAACCGTTTCTGCACGAATAAACCCACGTTCAAAATCAGTATGAATAATTCCAGCACATTGTGGCGCTTTCATCCCTTTACGGAAAGTCCATGCACGAACTTCTTGAACACCTGCTGTAAAGTATGTTGCTAAACCTAATAAATCATATGATGCTTTAATCAATTGATCTAAACCTGATTCCTCAATACCTAATTCTTGAAGGAACATTGTTTTCTCTTCATCATCAAGCTCTGAAATTTCTTCTTCGATTTTTGCACAAACAGTAATAACTCGTGCGCCCTCATTTGCTGCATATTCTTTTACTTGTTTAACATATTCGTTATTTTCCGCATCAGCAACTTCATCTTCCGAAACATTTGCAACGTATAACATTGGCTTAATTGTTAATAAGTGCAAGCCTTTAACTACTTTTAATTCATCTTCCGATAAATCTACTGAACGAGCTGGTTTCTCATTTTCTAAAGCTTCTTTAATTTTAGTCAGAACTGGTTCTTCAATTAATGCGTCTTTATCCTTTTGTTTCGCCATTTTACTTACTCGTTGAAGACGTTTTTCCACAGATTCCATATCAGCTAAAATTAACTCTAAATTAATGACTTCAATATCATCAATTGGGTTAACAGAGCCTGATACGTGTGTGATATTTTCATCTTCAAAACAGCGAACTACTTGGCAAATGGCATCTACTTCGCGGATATGAGATAGGAATTTGTTCCCTAACCCTTCACCTTTTGAAGCACCTTTCACGATCCCTGCAATATCAGTAAATTCAAATGCAGTAGGTACTGTTTTCTTTGGTACGACTAATTCTGTTAATTTTGCTAAACGTGCATCTGGTACTTCTACAACACCT
Above is a genomic segment from Lysinibacillus sp. PLM2 containing:
- the ychF gene encoding ribosome-binding ATPase YchF, whose product is MSLTAGIVGLPNVGKSTLFNAITKAGALAANYPFATIDPNVGVVEVPDARLAKLTELVVPKKTVPTAFEFTDIAGIVKGASKGEGLGNKFLSHIREVDAICQVVRCFEDENITHVSGSVNPIDDIEVINLELILADMESVEKRLQRVSKMAKQKDKDALIEEPVLTKIKEALENEKPARSVDLSEDELKVVKGLHLLTIKPMLYVANVSEDEVADAENNEYVKQVKEYAANEGARVITVCAKIEEEISELDDEEKTMFLQELGIEESGLDQLIKASYDLLGLATYFTAGVQEVRAWTFRKGMKAPQCAGIIHTDFERGFIRAETVAYDDLVEAGSMAAAKEAGKVRLEGKEYIVQDGDVMLFRFNV